A genomic stretch from Laspinema palackyanum D2c includes:
- a CDS encoding PAS domain S-box protein: MKTEGERSYKGEVLVVDDTVANLKLLVDLLSGHGYKVRAAPSGVLALQAVEVNIPDLILLDIMMPDLNGYEVCKRLKSQEESRHIPIIFISALYETFDKVRGFAVGGSDYITKPFQEAEVLARIEHQVKLQKLEGELRERNFQLSWEIQQRNAAEREKDRLIVSLQKSQRSLATAQRVAGVGNWELNWLTRHLVLSDEMFRVLGIPPQLKPSFAEVLKTIHPHDRRRFSKTLKQAIASGSSYQIEGRIQRPDGEIIYVEAKGEVILDLNGKPSQMFGTILDITTRKQVKIQLQKQLVRSELLRGITEKIRSELQLEKLLDTAVQEIRDAFGVSCTEIHTYRETRNPPLQIAAFAVAQECQGSRELELPLDETPYAEQFKTSDRSVAINDLQSDPLFQPVLARYPKFQVKSMLLVRTSYRGQPNGALVLHEYDRPREWSLGEIELIETIAAQVGIAIAQANFLKREKQARTKLNQQNQQLQQQINARILTETALKTSESKYRNLVETSQDLIWTIDTKGRLTFVNAAVREIYGYTPSEAIGRSFTDLIHPSRWSQDQEFFRQILLEEQEISQYETTHITQAGTPIYMMLNAIPLRDEAGFVIGITGTASNITQLKQTQAKLIETNRLQKAILNSAEHTIIATDPQGTILTFNAAAERLLGYKAQEVTAQANVVMLHTREELQERAATLTAELGDAIAPGFDAIVAKARQGVPDIREWTYLRKDGSRFPVWLSITALQDTMGQITGFLGIGSDITDRKQAEEALKQAASAAEMANHAKSEFLANMSHELRTPLNAILGFAQVMAGDPSLQPEHQQQIEIINRAGSHLLELINDILEMSKIEAGRTTLKLEPFDMGQMLRDLEDMLRFKAHEKNLLLITKVASNVPLYIRADQAKLRQVLINILGNAIKFTQKGSITLRVHQRNGECESGIHRDSCACFLQFEVEDTGSGIAPEDMNLIFESFGQTEMGRKSGQGTGLGLPISRQFVRMMGGEIQVSSILGVGSTFIFAIQVEPVPPSEVTQTQSKGTVIGLAPDQPSKRILVVDDMLESRLLLVKLLGNIGFEVREAENGQEAIAASLQWQPDLILMDIRMPVMDGYEATKQIKAIAGNQKPAILALTAGVFEEDRSAVLAAGCDDFLRKPLEKDELFEKIGSHLNVKYIYAKDISPYHRLNPEREPGEISSDQLKSYLERMPTHWIEKIYDAAAQCSDDMIIELIEEMPPDFEPAGRALSQLAENFQFHQIMHLTYLEDL; the protein is encoded by the coding sequence ATGAAAACAGAGGGAGAGCGGTCTTATAAAGGCGAGGTTTTGGTCGTTGATGACACCGTAGCTAACTTAAAACTGTTAGTGGATTTGCTGTCAGGTCATGGGTATAAAGTCCGAGCTGCACCGAGTGGAGTCTTAGCACTTCAGGCGGTGGAGGTCAATATTCCCGACCTAATTTTACTGGACATTATGATGCCGGACCTGAATGGGTATGAGGTTTGTAAAAGGCTCAAATCTCAAGAAGAAAGTCGCCATATTCCGATTATTTTTATTAGTGCTTTATATGAGACCTTTGATAAGGTTAGAGGGTTCGCCGTGGGCGGGTCGGATTATATTACAAAACCGTTTCAGGAAGCGGAAGTCTTAGCCCGGATTGAGCATCAAGTCAAACTGCAAAAATTAGAGGGAGAATTAAGAGAGCGCAACTTTCAACTAAGCTGGGAAATTCAGCAACGGAATGCGGCGGAACGGGAAAAAGATAGATTAATTGTTTCTTTACAAAAAAGTCAAAGGTCTTTAGCTACGGCCCAACGAGTGGCCGGGGTGGGCAACTGGGAATTGAATTGGTTGACTCGGCATTTAGTGCTCTCCGATGAAATGTTTCGAGTTCTGGGGATTCCACCTCAACTCAAACCCAGTTTTGCTGAAGTGTTAAAGACGATTCATCCCCATGACCGCAGGCGGTTTTCTAAAACCTTAAAGCAGGCGATCGCCTCGGGGAGTTCCTATCAAATTGAGGGTCGAATCCAGCGACCGGATGGGGAAATTATCTATGTAGAGGCCAAAGGAGAAGTGATTCTCGACCTCAACGGCAAGCCGAGTCAAATGTTTGGCACAATTTTAGATATTACTACCCGCAAACAGGTCAAAATTCAGTTACAAAAACAATTAGTCCGTAGCGAACTTCTGAGGGGCATTACAGAAAAAATTCGCTCGGAATTACAGCTAGAAAAACTGCTAGATACTGCGGTGCAAGAAATTAGAGATGCTTTTGGGGTGAGTTGCACCGAAATTCATACCTACCGAGAAACCCGAAATCCCCCCTTGCAAATTGCCGCTTTCGCCGTGGCGCAGGAGTGCCAAGGGAGTCGGGAGTTGGAACTGCCTCTGGATGAAACTCCCTACGCCGAACAATTTAAGACAAGCGATCGCTCCGTCGCCATCAATGACTTGCAAAGCGATCCATTATTTCAGCCGGTTTTGGCTCGATACCCAAAGTTTCAGGTCAAATCCATGCTATTGGTGCGGACCTCTTATAGAGGACAACCTAATGGGGCCTTGGTCTTGCATGAGTACGATCGCCCCCGGGAATGGAGCTTAGGAGAAATCGAGCTGATTGAAACCATTGCGGCTCAAGTCGGGATTGCGATCGCCCAAGCCAATTTTCTGAAACGGGAAAAACAAGCCCGCACCAAACTCAACCAACAAAACCAGCAACTTCAACAACAAATTAACGCCCGAATCCTCACGGAAACGGCCTTAAAAACCAGTGAAAGCAAATATCGAAACCTTGTTGAAACTTCTCAAGATTTAATTTGGACTATTGATACAAAAGGACGGCTCACCTTTGTCAATGCGGCGGTTCGAGAGATTTATGGATATACCCCCTCCGAGGCCATTGGGCGATCGTTTACGGATTTGATTCACCCCAGTCGGTGGAGTCAGGACCAAGAATTTTTCCGCCAGATTCTCCTGGAAGAACAAGAAATTTCTCAATATGAAACGACTCATATCACCCAAGCCGGAACCCCGATTTACATGATGCTGAATGCGATCCCATTGCGGGATGAAGCGGGTTTTGTGATTGGCATTACCGGGACGGCGAGTAACATTACGCAGCTTAAACAGACCCAAGCTAAACTGATTGAAACCAACCGCCTGCAAAAAGCTATTCTGAATAGTGCCGAACATACGATCATTGCCACAGACCCCCAAGGCACGATTCTCACCTTCAATGCGGCGGCTGAACGATTGCTGGGCTACAAGGCGCAAGAAGTGACCGCCCAGGCGAATGTGGTCATGCTCCACACCCGGGAAGAACTTCAGGAACGCGCGGCCACCTTAACCGCTGAACTGGGGGATGCGATCGCCCCAGGATTTGATGCGATCGTTGCCAAAGCCCGTCAGGGGGTCCCGGATATCCGGGAATGGACCTACCTCCGCAAGGATGGGTCTCGCTTCCCGGTGTGGCTTTCGATTACCGCATTACAAGATACAATGGGTCAGATTACCGGATTTCTCGGCATCGGCAGCGATATCACCGATCGCAAACAAGCGGAAGAAGCCCTCAAACAAGCGGCGAGCGCCGCAGAAATGGCTAACCATGCCAAAAGTGAATTTCTCGCCAATATGAGCCATGAATTGAGAACCCCACTCAATGCGATCCTCGGCTTTGCTCAGGTGATGGCCGGGGACCCTTCCCTCCAACCGGAACATCAACAACAAATTGAAATTATCAATCGCGCCGGTTCTCACTTACTGGAACTGATTAATGACATTTTAGAAATGTCTAAAATTGAAGCCGGGAGAACCACCTTAAAACTAGAACCGTTTGACATGGGGCAGATGCTGCGAGATTTAGAAGATATGTTGCGGTTTAAAGCCCATGAAAAAAATTTGCTCCTCATCACCAAAGTTGCCTCAAATGTTCCCCTGTACATCCGCGCCGATCAAGCCAAATTGCGCCAGGTGTTAATTAACATTTTGGGGAATGCTATTAAATTTACCCAAAAGGGTTCCATCACTCTGCGGGTTCACCAGCGGAATGGAGAGTGTGAATCGGGGATTCATCGGGATTCCTGTGCCTGCTTTCTTCAGTTTGAAGTCGAAGATACGGGCTCGGGAATTGCACCGGAAGACATGAACCTGATTTTTGAAAGTTTTGGTCAAACGGAAATGGGACGCAAATCCGGCCAAGGAACAGGATTGGGTTTACCCATTAGTCGTCAATTTGTGCGAATGATGGGGGGTGAAATTCAAGTCAGCAGCATCCTGGGAGTCGGCAGTACCTTTATCTTTGCGATTCAGGTTGAACCTGTGCCGCCGAGTGAAGTCACCCAGACTCAATCCAAGGGGACGGTGATTGGGTTAGCCCCGGATCAACCGAGTAAACGTATTCTCGTCGTGGACGATATGTTAGAAAGTCGGTTGTTGCTCGTCAAACTCCTGGGTAATATCGGCTTTGAAGTGCGCGAAGCGGAAAATGGACAAGAGGCGATCGCCGCATCCTTACAGTGGCAGCCTGATTTAATTTTAATGGATATCCGAATGCCCGTCATGGATGGCTATGAAGCCACCAAACAGATTAAAGCCATTGCCGGAAATCAGAAACCTGCTATTTTGGCCCTAACTGCCGGTGTATTTGAGGAAGATCGTTCGGCAGTATTGGCTGCCGGATGCGATGACTTTCTTCGCAAACCTTTAGAAAAAGATGAACTCTTTGAAAAAATCGGATCCCATTTGAATGTAAAGTATATTTATGCAAAAGATATTTCTCCCTATCACCGCTTAAATCCAGAGCGTGAACCCGGGGAAATCTCCTCGGATCAACTCAAATCTTATTTGGAAAGAATGCCCACTCACTGGATAGAAAAAATTTATGATGCTGCTGCTCAATGCAGTGATGATATGATTATAGAATTAATAGAAGAAATGCCTCCAGATTTTGAACCGGCAGGTCGGGCATTAAGCCAATTAGCCGAAAATTTTCAATTCCATCAGATTATGCATTTAACCTATTTGGAGGATTTATGA